The Rhododendron vialii isolate Sample 1 chromosome 1a, ASM3025357v1 region AATCCATTGAgcacttgttttttatttatgagaCAACTAGGCGGTTTTGGAGAGCGTCTAATTTGGGGCTGGACTTCTCTATCAGAAATCCTTTTGACTTTTAATGTGTGGTTAGATCAATGGTGGAAGGGTGCACCTCATAAATCTGTTATAGTTGAGTCCATTGTTATTATGTGGGCTATTTGGTGTAATCGAAATAATGTGGTTTTTCGTCGTACTCAGGATTCACTGCAGCAAAGTTTGGGAGAGGCTTATCGCACTCTGGTGTTGGTGGGAAGGGTTATGGGTGGTTCTGGGTTGAAGGATGGGATTCGGGGGGCTGTGGGGTGCTGGTTCGGGTTGTGGCAAGCAGAGAGTTGTTTTGAAGAGCAGTTTAGGTGAGGTAAATGCTGTTAGGAGGCTGCTTGCGGATGGGCGTGGGATAAGAAGTACTCCTAGGAAGGTGCGGTTGCGTGGTGTTCGGTTGGTGACGGTGAAGAAGTCCGGAATGAAGGAAGAAGAGAAGTTTTTGTAAGCTCAGTGCTCATGGCGGAGGCTCTCGCCGTTTGGTACGCGCTAGCTTGGGCTTTTGACGGGGGATGGTTGTCCGTGGATATTTGCTCGGACTGCTTGGTTTTGGTGCAAGGTTTTCAGAAGGCTAATTGAGTTCATCCCTTGGTTAGGATTATTTTGTCTGATATTGTTCATTTGGCTTGTAAGTTTAATTATGTTGTTTCTAAGGTTTCAAGGACTGAGGTTAGAGCAGCCCATGCTCTAGCTAAAGATGTAAATTATCAGGTTTAGTGTGTTTAATGTTATTTTGTCGATCTTGTCGCTCCTTGACCCCCAAGAAAACCATGTTTATTGCATATtgattagtatatatatacatttctGCCCCCAAAATGGATTTCAATCTAGTGTGAGCAGAGTacatttttggaaagaaattaTATTTTGAGATGATGTATTAGTCGATACTGTATTTGATAAACATCATTTTTAATATGCtcaaatatctcaatgagatacATACAATAAGAAAAACTCATACTTACCTTTTTtatattcataattttttttttgtcttctagcaaaaaaataacattcactttcaatactaaaaaacaaaaggagTGTGAAAACAAATATGGGAGTGTTAGATTCACTCCCCTAAAATAAACTGTTCCTACTATCACCCCTCTAGTTTTTCTCCCAACTTAGGGAAGCGATCCTCCTTCCTTCTCTAGAGCCCCTTTGGATGGGGTTTTcggtaggggaaaaaaaaagaaaaagaaaaggaggggAATAGCTTTCTTTCTCTTGTTTGGATGGTTAAAAAGGTGAGAGAGCGTAAGAATCAAGGAACCTTTATGGAGCTATTTTTGTTTCTCACAAAagtggtgagatttggtgagaagaGAAAGTGGAATATTTATCTAAATGAGATAGTGAGAAAATATACTCCTTTCGTTTCTTTTCTCATCATATGAAAAACCACAccgtttttttttcatttctcacccAAGTAGCCAAAGAGCTTATTTGGAACATAAGAGCAGCCGGCTACAAATGAGCCGAATATTAAAATATTTAGatttgtttttaagtttttaagtgaacTCAAACTTGACCCAAATACATTCATACATATATGAAATAATGAGAACATATACATAAATAAACTTTTAGTAATTGTAATTGTTTATACTTGTacaaattctaaaattttttttatctactaCATATacaaaattctcataaaaatCTCATAATATACATATATTCCATTCCAGGTTTACGAGTTTAATCGGGCCAAATACTGCTAGATTCATGTTTGAGTCATTTATGAAATAAGCCTAAAATTGACGCTCAagtttgatttatttatttgacGAATCAAATTCGAACGGACCTTTGCCGAATTAAGTCTCGAACAGTGCAGAACGGCTATTCATTTACAATCCTAGCCTCCTAGGGACTGGGATAACAATAGAAACCTCGCAATTTGGCCATCTCTGCTTGAATTGCACAGCCCGGCTTAGCGTGTTGGACAGACTCTTGGCCCCAAGAAAATACAAACCCCGCAATACAAACCCCCGTGTTAGTCGGACCCTCATGAAAAGCTGGTTGAATTGCACAGAGCCTTGCGAAATGGCCATCTCTGCTTCTAACCTCGCAATTTGGGAAGAAATCGAACGGTCCGAGAGGTCAGTTTCAaagaacttttgattattttctgcTGAAATGAAATCCCATGATTTTTCTAGCCCAAATATGACATTGTCGGTCACCGAACATGGTTGGATTAGTTGGGTTGTCTCTACCTTGAATGTTTACTCTGATGCCCATcaattgaaaccctagattATGCTCAATTAATCGATGTGGGCTTCTTTCTGTTGAAGGGTTTTTAAGTGCTAGCAATTTaaacccaaggggttggccaagtggtcttgGCATAGGGGTCTCGGGTTCAATTCCCCTTGCTAATAACTCTTGGGCTACCTCACCCCAAGCATGTGTGAAGCGGTTGTAGGAACTGCTGTAGAGATTAATATGAGGTGTGCGCAAGTTTGCCTGcgacaccctgcattaccaaaaaaaattgaaaaaaagtacTAGCAATTTAGGCACTCTCTAGCTTTCTGAATGCACTTTAGTTGTGGGTTTTGCATTCTATTCATGAGTGAAGTGACATACTGATTGGGAAATAGTTGTCTTtcaagttgtaatttttttttcttttgtttttttttggggggggggggggggcggggatACGGTATGCTGATATACCAAGCAAGGGAAGCACCAGCTAATAAATGTTAAAgcaaaagtttttctttttttggatatgGGGCCAAGCACCAGCTGATAAATGTGAGGTTAGTTACAGTTTGTTAGAGTCAGCTGCGGGTTTATGTGAGGTTGTTACATATGGTTAGTTTGAGCGGGATAATCAGTTGTCGGTTAATTGGAGATTCGTGTATGTGATTATGAGGTAGGTGAGGGGAGAGTATCTTGTGAATTGAATAGTTTTGTGATAAGCAATTGGACAGAGAGTTCCATTGCCCAGCTTTTTTAATTCGTCATGCAACCTTTGATTTACTAAATTTCCTTCAAGTTCGTAGGTTTCATTCCAAGTTCTATTTCCATTCATGTTACATTTTGTTGCTTGCCAGTATCAAATTTGTTGCATGCTTCTTGCTTAAACTTTAAATTTTAATCCGCTTGTTCAGAAGCTATTTGGGCAAAAGATTCTCATAACTTTTGCTTTAGGTTTTATTTTGTTGGAGACTTCTGTGGACAAGACATCTGCTAGGTGTCTCGTTTGGCCGTTTAGGTTTATAGTTCGAGTTTCTGTGATCAAGATTAGGGTGAAAACACTAAAACTAACACATCTAGGACTGCATTGGTAGTCACTTACGATAGTCTTTGTATCTCTCTCCTCATCTAGTTGAATTGGGTGCTCCCTGGTTTTCCACGAGTGGGAATCATTGTTCCCAATTGTTTCCCAGTGGCTAGTTCCTACATGTAAAGCTGAGTTGTAACTATAGTGAATTTTTCATGGACTACAAATGCATGTTGAGATACCAGAACGGGGACACTGAATTTTTGTAGATATTCCACTTGATAGATTCTTAAGTGAACAGGTGATTGCACTATTCAACCCCTTTAGGCAGGAACAAACACATTCACCTAGACCTTCTTCAGATTGAATGGTTTCCGGAAGATTATCTCTTTGATTCCCATTCCCCATAAGTAGGTACACATGCCTATCAGCATATGTATTATATCTATTAAACAGATGACTGCTCTTAGTCATTAGTGTAACGTAGATTTCTGATCATAAATGGTAATcattaaaaaactgtttttaactGGTAGCTGTGCTGCTGTAAGCATCTTTTTGGTTGGTTGTTTGAATTTCAGCTACCTTGTGTCCTGCATGTATGAGGAAGCAGCATCGACAGCCTCGTCTGTTCTGAGTGATTTGTGCAATAATAAATCTGCTGAAGTTGGTGAAGAAGCTCCATTGAATGACATGTTGGAATCGGCTGGTATGGTGCTAGTTCAGTCCTTGAAGGAGCTTGGGAGGTATCATAATTCATTTCCTCATTTCTTTTGTAGATTCTTGTTcctttgttatgtttttattcTTATCATTCCATTAGGTGTTATGTTCCATTGCATGCCCATTATATTCGATGGGTGTATCGTTTAGCCCACCACTAGTAACTGGGTCGACTGTTCTCTATGCACTTACCATTTTAACgatccttttttgtttcatCTCCTAGTACATTTGTAATATGTAGTACTTGTGTATATCTTCAGTATAGCaagctatgttacatggatccttcagGATGTATAAATTACCTGTGTTGGACACTCAACACTCGGATAAGGGTTTGAGATCCATGTAGACATTTTCAGCTGGGTTATAACTTAACAAGCATATTTTCTAATTCGATTTTCTCACGAGCTATCCATAGAATTCCCATAATATGCATGAAGATGTTTAAGACAACTAGTAAACACCATGTAATctagaaaatataaaatacataCTAAGGATTTCAATTATCACCCTGATCTCGTCACCACCAGAGCCACAACGGGCTATCTAACTTGATTCGTGTCTGTCGATAAGCTCCAATTGCATCATAGGAAGTCCTTGAAATGGAAATTAGATAAATTGTCGCATCCGATATTTGTCCCATAGTCCATGTAACATATATTGCAAGTTACTTGCAGTATTTCCACGAACTTAAAAGTTGTCATTATTAGCTTGTTAGACTTTAAAAAGGGAACTAAGGAGTTTCTTCTGTAGTTTGTTGCATGCGGGTATGGATTGTATGATAAACATGATACTTGGTGATTTACTGTTGAGgtccattcttttttttgggagCCCTATCTAACTATTGTGTTGGctgcaccaccaccacacctTTGGTTGGCCAACATGCCGTATTGAGAGACATCAACTATCATTATCTAGTCATTCTCACAATTTCAAGCCCCTTGTTGACCTCTCTGGCTGTTTTAGTGCTTGTAGTTGAGTTGAATACTTATTGCGTGACTGTTGTTAAGAACAGTTGTGATACATAATTGAATGTAGGACAGTGGAAGAGTTATTCTCCTGTTAAGATTGCAATTAGCAGTTTTGTTGCTTAGATGGTAAAACGATATTGATCTTTCATCGGTGTACAGGGTCTGAAAGGGTTGTAGTTTGGGGCTTTTCATAAGAATGAAAGAAGTAATGGGGTTGTCCATGGACAGTGAATAAGTCGTGGTTTGGCCTACAAAACTTCAGAGTTAGGTGTCAAAAGGAGTTAGCGGCATAGTTTCTATTCTAAGAGGGCTGATGATTAAGGAGGAGGATTCCGTTGGCAGCATACATATGAATGGGTTTGCGGCATGCACTTTGTAATAAGCTTAAAAATCTCACAATACTCTCTTAAAATTTTCTGCACTCAATTATAAGTGTTACAATACTTTTTTGTAAATTTAGTGGCTCCTAGTTCTTGGATGACTTTGACTACAAAAATGAGATCCAAGTGTTTTGTCTTCTAAAAGCCTATTTAAACCTGTTTCACATATTAAGACCCAAGACAAGAACTTGAACCAAACAATCACAGTTGGTTGACACTAATCACCAGTGTAGAAAATTCTGAAactccaaaatatctttttaGAACCAGCGGAACTACTTTTACTTGAGAAATATAATTAGGACTCTATGCAGACCAAACTAGCTAAGGTTATCTAAGGTATCAATGGGTGCTATCCTGAGGTCAACGACTTCTCTAATGTCTTCTGGCATTTATGTTTTATTGCTTTTCTTATGGTCTGTAATCATTATTAGTGCTTGCTGGCTTGGGCAAGGAATCCTTCAGACCTTTTGAGAAATTCTCATGAACTtaattgttcttgttttttttctgtttttgattcTTATAGGTCTCAAAATCTTCATGCCATTGGTACTGTTTTCGTTCTTGTGTCTTGTCTCGAGTGTTCTACCTGTTTAACGAGTGAAAGATGTGTACTCCTGAAACGACACGTGAAAAAAACACACTGGTTTCCATTCCGCTTTAACTGCATATGGAAGTCTTGTTTGAGGTTGCTCTTCATATGAATGAGTTATGGAAATAGGGATACCTTTTGTGACTAGATCTGCCTGGAGTATGTCTGCATGTGCCTGCATATGTTTTTGTGTATTCATATGATTATGCACTTACGTGCACGTGTATGTGTACTAAAATGTTCCAGGTTGCTATTCTAGCCTCATCATCATCGTTATCACCACACCATCTTCATCTAATTATGATGCTCCAAATAGGACGTGTCATGTGTAAAATGAAGACcagtttattattttgtttatcattttttttttggttgctgaTAGCAGGACACAGGACGTATTGAATGAGCTCTCGCTGTTGTTTGGTTCAGTCACCACCATCCCTGTTCAAGTTATTCTTGCTGGGTACTCTCATCTCTTGCACATCATACTTACCATCTCCATTCAAAGtctttttgtgggacccaattTGGCAACTTGTTCATTATCATCCTTCATTGAGGGTTTTGTGCAATACTAACTTGTTTTACAATTAAGATCAACTTACACATACTAGCTTATTTCCAAAGGAGTGCTGTTGGGGATAGAATTCCCATCTTTTGATAGTACTTTCTACAGCTTTTGACTTGTTATTttattgcttcttctttttctcttgtcCATCCTTAGTACTTCTTTGACAACTTGATTTCTTGTGGATAAAATAAAAGGTCAAAAATCCCAATTAGGTGGAGAGCTTGTGGGAGGGGTCTCTCCTTGAATAGGACGTcacatttttttggattttcttctaCAAAATTTTGTGGAAAAGAGCAAATGGTTGAATATATCTATTTCTCATGTGCAAATATAGCCTGTATATTTTGTAAAGACAAGTTATGCCCCCTCATAGTTTCACAAAGAGGGGTCAGGGTTGGGGGAGCCGGGCAATTAGAAGACTCTAAGCGTAGGATTGCCTAGggtctatgttacatggacttggATACGAATGGTGGTTGCGGGTACATGTTTCTGCATTGGATTCATCTGATCTTCATTTCAATGATACGGGGACTTGTCGTGTTAtttatgaactttttaaaaCATAATTTATATCTGTTAGCTTAAATGGTGTTTACCTGTTCTCTTAGATCTTTTCATGCATATTAGAGGAGTTCTATTGATAGCTCggcaaaaattgatgaaaaatgttGGCACGGATTTCATACACTTACCCGAGtgttgattgggacataaggctcggtttgatttggtttggttaccCGAGTGTTGAGAGTATGACATGGGTACTTTATACATTTTGAATAGCCTAGGGTAGGGGAGTGCTTGTGTATTTTCAATATCAAAATAGGAAATATGTTTAGTCTTAGTCTGTCTAGATATGGTATTATTTTGAATTAGGCTTGATTACTTAATAAAAATAGAAGTTTGTATGTTTGTTAGAGGATTGGTCATGACTCCTATGGTCCACCTTATCGAAAATTCGGATGAATTGTGTTTGGAAGGTCTAAATAACATGAGTTTGTTTCCAATCAAATATGAACCTTGTTCAATTCCAATCAAATATGGGCGGGAGACTGATAGTTAACTGTGTCACCGCATGTGACCAATGTACTTCCGATTGATCAAATATGTAGTATATAGATACACTGTAGAAGTCTGGGGTGTATCGGTTGCTTAGTTGACCTAACACCTACTAACTAATGGATAATCACGTAAAACATGGCTGATATCTTCATCATATCAACTAGTTGAATCAACTGCTCCGATCAAAAACTCCGAAGCAATAACCAATTTAGAGCCAAGCCGCACAGAGTGCCAGAGTGGTAAAGTCTAGAAGCCAAATCCACCACTCCCGATAATTCTTTGGAACTGTCAATCTTTGCTTTTTCTCATTGACCTctatctccaagacactcataTTCAAATGcatagactctctctctctctctctctctctctcaaacacacacgcgcgcgcacTAACAATTGCGTTCATCACAGGGGAGAAGTAATTTTGACAAGTTGAGTGCAGtaacatctttttctttcatACTTTATTTTTCAGGGTGTGTTTTCAGATATCGGAAGGTTCTTGTACAGGTTCTCGAGAATTTCTCGAGGAATTTCTTGGCAAGTGGAGATTTGTCGATGGACGATACTATGTTCTTGCCACTGCAGAATCAAATGTGGGTTGTGTAGAAGGAGCTGGTGGTCATTTTGTGCTACATGTTGATGAGTACTTGGAAGTTGTTGAGGCATATGTTGTAACACTTGCGATGGTTTTGAAAGATATAGGCCATGCTATCTCTTGGGTTGAGCAAGCCGAATTACCTGAGGAAAAGCGACAGGTAGAATATGTTCTCTCCATTTGATGCATCCTATTGTTCATCTGTGATGCGTACTGGTTGATATGGTCAACCCTTGGACGAATTCAGAGAGAATGTTGATTTCAAGATTGAATGAAATCTTATCGTTCTCTTCATCTATCCTGTCCCAGTGTTTTCAGAAGAAAATTCGTTTCTCTTTTGAGGAAAGTGTTGGTCCATCAGGAAAACTCTTCGAAAATTTGTTTCTTGGcatttttcaaacaaagaaaatcCACTGTAGAATATAAACTGATTTCTTCTCGATCTCTCTACATTTGGAAGCATTTTTAAATGTCttctcaagttttttttttttgggtcaatcgGAAATTCGTCTTCTCAAGTTTCATTGGTGAACTCTTAGGGTGCATCTGTTTGACGGAAATAAATAGAACAACAGTTTTGGGAATCTTAATTCCGTTCCACTAATTTCCCAAGTTTTTTTTTCGACACCAATTTCCCATGTTTGGTATTATCTCTTGATAACGAGGATAAAAGAGTAACTATAGGAAAGGATGGTTTCTAATTCCCTTCTACCTAAGGATACAATCTGGGAATCTTGTCCTTAGTTAATTCTGCATTAAAGGTGGTGCTAAGCGGGAACCACCCTAATACAAGAAAAGGACGAAAGAACctgaaggagaagaggaagaatagCAAGATAAATAGCAAAGAGAAAAACCAAGCAGTTACCAAAACCTAAGACCAACACACCACTAGTTTCTTGCCTCTGAAAATCTCTCATCCTTTTACCCCTAACTTCCTTACCCTCCAAGGTTTGCATACCTTGTTTCCCAAAACCCTGAAAACATCACGAACTCCACCAAATACCAATTGTATGTGTCATCGCAGAGCTCTTCTTTTATTCTTTGGCACCAAAGCCCTTCACTCAAAGCTGCATCATTGCCTCCAATTGGTGGCAATAGCGAAGGGGAACAATAAGGCACTACGGCGCCTCCACCATCAAGAATGTTTTGATCATTCGTGGAGTTCATGCCATCACAACCACAAGGGAACTGCCCCCACACTAGCTTCGCGATATTGTGCATTATTAGTCGACTATCAGAATCGTGATGGAATCTGCTTTTTAATTATCATTCCCTGGCAGCTTTAATCGGAGATATCACTAAAAACTGATTATGGCTGGCCCCTATTAGGCCCATAAAAATTTCAAGCTGTCTACTGGTTGTTAGCATTCTCTGCATCATGTTTGCCTGCAAGTTTAGCAATTATGAAATGGGAAAAGATCCCCTTATCGATTGCCATGGTTCTTAAATCTCCACTTTTAGGCAAGTGTCCTGCGCGGTGGGCCTAAAGAACTAATCTCACGTTGGGGAACAGTTCTTCCTATTTTGATGGAGTAGATTATACACCTTTTCATGTTCTATTTGAGGCTGCTGTTGGGAAGTAGGAATAGAAATTGGCACTTTAAGTCTTACTAGTTACTACTTATCTTAGACATTGGGCACGATAATAAGACTTTCATTGTCCTTCCTGTGTACGTCTTCTTGGTTATCAAAAGGGGCATGTCTAATTTTTACATTTCCCCTGAACTATTCATGAAGTCATCTGAATCCATGACTATTCAATTTGTAGTGACCTCCACCCCTGGGAAGATATTCCTTTTAGTCTTACATGCTCGGGCAATTATACAGCATGAAAGGAGTGGGGCTAAGAATTGCAAgtcacttcatttttttcctgCTATAGTCAGTTTAGACCTATCCCTTTTAACATGGATGCCACACATTTCTTGTTTAGAAAATTTTCTTTACAATTTGGTGGAGCTCTCTTTATCTACTTCAGCAGGTTTATTCTCCCCTTGTTTTCACTAACTTTACACTTGTATTAAGTAGTTGCTGCAGTACATGCTTTCCTGTTCTTACACTCTTCAGCTGTTGTCCAAATAGGAACTTTTGAGGAGATTACAGAGTCTTTATTCTCCTAAGCCAACTGGATCATCACAAGGCTCCATTGTTGCTTTGCCGGAAGATGAAAGCAAGCCTCATTCTTCATCTATTAAAGAACAATATACATCTGGGAGATCTCCAGAAGCGTTGAAAACCCCGTACCCATCGAAAGGAAATACTGATACGAAAGAAGTAATTTTGAAATTATCGCAACAAAGAGTCTCTTGCTTTTGGTGGTTTCGTACTGTGACTCTGAAGTTTGGAAATGGTCAGCTTCTCATATCAAATGGGAAAATTGTTCTGGGCTGTTTGATGATTCTCATGTATTACATATTGCGAAGGAAGCAGGCGACAGTGAAGAGGCAAGTAGTGCTCTCTCTGCTGGTTCTTTCTCTATACAAGCCATGAATATCAATGGATAAAATGGATTTTTGTCTCCCTTGGTTTGGATTTTTACCTTCATTGATAGGCATGACGTGCGAAAATATAGTATGGAAAGCACACCTTTGTGTCACAGAAAAGTTGAATATCAAATACAAACTGTCATTTTTGTTTGGGTGTAAATATCACATGACATCTAAGCTCTTGTATGAATGTTTAGGATGCACTGACACTCCTAGAGATCGCCGTATCCGTGTTAGACACTCCAAGGGCACGTGACACCGGGGATATGTGGGACACATGTCCATTACATTTTGACATTGTATATGATGGGACACACCTAGgacaagggttttttttttttcaaattttaaaagcttttttCTGGGGTAAAATATTTGTAACTTCAGAAGTAGCGGTCCTTCAAAAGTAGTGGGCCAGAAGTGTAGTATAAAACACCTGTGTATGTGTAGGCAATCAATAAATCACTACGAAGAAGCCAGCTTATTCCTTCCAATAGGGGCACCGTAATCTTTTGACTGAAGGCTAGTTTGAAATTATTACCGTGGCTATTGATGTCGCATTGAAGTTTTTATCTTACTTTCAGGATTCTAAGAAGACAAGCTTTGTCCATGAAGAAGGCTTTAGTGGACTTGTGGCAGCTTGCATTTTCTTACCAAGTGAACCCTCTAGCTGCTGTTCAACCCGTCCCAACTGCAACCCGTGGCAGCCGGTAACCgtgttgttttttttcttaagtCTTGGCTTTTGGATAACAGTGTTGTGCTTGTATGTGGTAAGTAGCTAGTGTGGCAAAAGTCCTTATCAATCATGCGACAATGGGAGTCATGGGACTCTATAGAATCCTTTCCTTTCAGAAAGTAGCCAGATTTTAATGGCAATGTGAAGAATTTCTTTTGGGCATGGAAATGTCATTGTTAGATATTTCTAATACCAATTTTTCGGAATGTTTTCTTGAATATTAACATGTCTTGGTATGCAACACCGAAAATAATGAAATTCGAGAGTTTAATGTTTCGTTTCAGGTCTCTTAGGAAAAATGCGCATTTTAGCATTTTCAATAGGAACAAATGGAAGTTTTGTTCCTTGTAGCCGGAGTTGCACATCAAAATTTCTGGTGCACGTTAGAAATACTTGTTTCTTATTTGaacaccaaaataaaaaaatgatccaATAGAAGCAAAAAAGTTATTAGCGaaactatttaatttttttccacatttATTTGTTTAGCGTTAATTTTTTgcggattattgattcgtctcgattaGATGAATCTACAAAGATAAAAGGATCTCGTACAAATCCCTGGCCAAAAAAGGCTCGCAGTTGTCTCCCATATCTCCTCTCTGTATAATGGCATCATGACagtcaaaataaatatatgagAGCCCTAACAATATGCTCATTGAgacaactcaaaaaaaaaaaaacataaccatTGCTCCATTTTTTAGATGCATTTCTTTTAACATGCGAATTTCATTCAAAGACGGAAAGGCTTACAAGCTATTTTATCACAAAACAAGGATGAACGAAAACTATCAATCATCTAAACACAAGAACATGCACATTGCAGGCTCGTCTAACACACATACTGCTAAACAAACTGAAGAACAAGTTTGCCTTTTTCCCGAACGACCGAAAAACAAGTTCGCCATTTTCCCGAACGACCAGAATTTTCCTAAATTAGTAATTTGATGTTAGTGACAGGGAAATTTTTG contains the following coding sequences:
- the LOC131306315 gene encoding protein APEM9 isoform X4 codes for the protein MLESAGMVLVQSLKELGSRTQDVLNELSLLFGSVTTIPVQVILAGVCFQISEGSCTGSREFLEEFLGKWRFVDGRYYVLATAESNVGCVEGAGGHFVLHVDEYLEVVEAYVVTLAMVLKDIGHAISWVEQAELPEEKRQELLRRLQSLYSPKPTGSSQGSIVALPEDESKPHSSSIKEQYTSGRSPEALKTPYPSKGNTDTKEVILKLSQQRVSCFWWFRTVTLKFGNGQLLISNGKIVLGCLMILMYYILRRKQATVKRILRRQALSMKKALVDLWQLAFSYQVNPLAAVQPVPTATRGSR
- the LOC131306315 gene encoding protein APEM9 isoform X5 encodes the protein MLESAGMVLVQSLKELGRTQDVLNELSLLFGSVTTIPVQVILAGVCFQISEGSCTGSREFLEEFLGKWRFVDGRYYVLATAESNVGCVEGAGGHFVLHVDEYLEVVEAYVVTLAMVLKDIGHAISWVEQAELPEEKRQELLRRLQSLYSPKPTGSSQGSIVALPEDESKPHSSSIKEQYTSGRSPEALKTPYPSKGNTDTKEVILKLSQQRVSCFWWFRTVTLKFGNGQLLISNGKIVLGCLMILMYYILRRKQATVKRILRRQALSMKKALVDLWQLAFSYQVNPLAAVQPVPTATRGSR
- the LOC131306315 gene encoding protein APEM9 isoform X3, which produces MKSWLNCTEPCEMAISASNLAIWEEIERSESYLVSCMYEEAASTASSVLSDLCNNKSAEVGEEAPLNDMLESAGMVLVQSLKELGRVCFQISEGSCTGSREFLEEFLGKWRFVDGRYYVLATAESNVGCVEGAGGHFVLHVDEYLEVVEAYVVTLAMVLKDIGHAISWVEQAELPEEKRQELLRRLQSLYSPKPTGSSQGSIVALPEDESKPHSSSIKEQYTSGRSPEALKTPYPSKGNTDTKEVILKLSQQRVSCFWWFRTVTLKFGNGQLLISNGKIVLGCLMILMYYILRRKQATVKRILRRQALSMKKALVDLWQLAFSYQVNPLAAVQPVPTATRGSR
- the LOC131306315 gene encoding protein APEM9 isoform X2, encoding MKSWLNCTEPCEMAISASNLAIWEEIERSESYLVSCMYEEAASTASSVLSDLCNNKSAEVGEEAPLNDMLESAGMVLVQSLKELGRTQDVLNELSLLFGSVTTIPVQVILAGVCFQISEGSCTGSREFLEEFLGKWRFVDGRYYVLATAESNVGCVEGAGGHFVLHVDEYLEVVEAYVVTLAMVLKDIGHAISWVEQAELPEEKRQELLRRLQSLYSPKPTGSSQGSIVALPEDESKPHSSSIKEQYTSGRSPEALKTPYPSKGNTDTKEVILKLSQQRVSCFWWFRTVTLKFGNGQLLISNGKIVLGCLMILMYYILRRKQATVKRILRRQALSMKKALVDLWQLAFSYQVNPLAAVQPVPTATRGSR
- the LOC131306315 gene encoding protein APEM9 isoform X1, whose protein sequence is MKSWLNCTEPCEMAISASNLAIWEEIERSESYLVSCMYEEAASTASSVLSDLCNNKSAEVGEEAPLNDMLESAGMVLVQSLKELGSRTQDVLNELSLLFGSVTTIPVQVILAGVCFQISEGSCTGSREFLEEFLGKWRFVDGRYYVLATAESNVGCVEGAGGHFVLHVDEYLEVVEAYVVTLAMVLKDIGHAISWVEQAELPEEKRQELLRRLQSLYSPKPTGSSQGSIVALPEDESKPHSSSIKEQYTSGRSPEALKTPYPSKGNTDTKEVILKLSQQRVSCFWWFRTVTLKFGNGQLLISNGKIVLGCLMILMYYILRRKQATVKRILRRQALSMKKALVDLWQLAFSYQVNPLAAVQPVPTATRGSR